In Miscanthus floridulus cultivar M001 chromosome 19, ASM1932011v1, whole genome shotgun sequence, the DNA window TGGGATTGCTGCCAACAACATCTCCACCGCTGTCATGTTATCAGCAGCCGCcccggggggcaccacccccggGAGGGAAGGCTTCGCTGCCGCCCTGCTGCCTCCTTCGCTCGCCGCAACACACGGcagagtgggcctccaaacctcccgcATGAAGGTcgaggcgatgctcaaccccagcATCCCCCGACCGCTGACAAAAATCATGGGTAATCCACACTCCAAAAAAGACTCAACCACCAAAAGTCAAAGAAGTAATaaaaggaaacataccgggtGCCAAGCGGCACTACTCTGAAGGCAGGCCCTGACGGTGATGGCCCATAGGACGAGGACCGCTCTCGGACTacgacccacgccccctcacttcagacggGGTTGGAGTTGTCCCAACCGGATCCTGCCCTACCTATGGGTCGCTACGACCTCTGGCTCGGGGCTCCCCGACCAGAGCAGCGGGGGGGGGGGCGTCCCTCGACTATGAGTCACGCATTAACTGGATGCCAGTCTGCCCCTCAGACCACCCGGACTGCTCGACCGCACCCACGGCAGGTGGGGCCTCCTCCGTCCGCAAGTCTGGCGTTGGCACCGGCCTCATCGCCGCACAGGCACCGGTCCGCTCCTTGGACCACCTGGCTCGTCCAGCCGTGTCCGCCACATGCGACAATGGAGCTAGCAATGCCACCGAGGGGCACGGTGATCGCGTCCGCTTCGCCTCccattcattgatgacatccgcACACATAGCACACTTCCTCGATGCAGGAACCTCTACACGTCgcgcggcctcctgctcctcaccagcAGACGTCGCCATAGGGTCGCGACGTACCGCCGAGGTCGCAACGACCTCTCGACTCTCCTCCTCAttggagaagaccatgtcatccaaatctgtaggatcatccgacgcgagttctgactcgacgtcgctcaTACGTTCCTCGGCCTTCATGCGCCGGGCGACCTCTTTCTTCTTCNNNNNNNNNNNNNNNNNNNNNNNNNNNNNNNNNNNNNNNNNNNNNNNNNNNNNNNNNNNNNNNNNNNNNNNNNNNNNNNNNNNNNNNNNNNNNNNNNNNNTTTTTAGATtaactatgcctaatttgatcttctgatggcttgtaggtgattccgagctggtgcgccacctttcccgattgctgggctgctatagtggacaaatggttggacgcggactggcagaaggcgcaccaagagaaaagcgagcaccgtatgctgatgccaggtgtacctcaccatcagggcagcgtCAACCTCAGCAAATACAAAaagacatatgtaagtctccaccacttgtctaatctagccgcgctcaattTTGCATGATTCCTAACCacatgttgtctttctcgcaggaggcggcgcacggtggccagccaattggccaactcacgGCGTATGCTCTGGCCCACATGGGCCCGGCAAAGTCCAACTTCGAGTACAACCCGGATGCGGGcccagaggcgtacaccaactccagcgtccacacccgcctcagtTCGTACACGGAGGCGTCAAGGTTAGTCCACGGGTCAGACTACAatccgaggaccgaggagcgccttgatcctgagctagtgatgaggattgggcaaggcaagaagcatgggcggttctacaTGGGCGACGGCATCCTCGAGACGGGCTGTACTCCTCCTCTCAACCGTCtacgagcagcgagcacgagctctagcgtgcccataagCCAACGGCCGACAGCGGTGGCTtcaatccaggtaagtattccagtttcattcgtcgttctttcACTTTTATGTTCCTTAGctctgcattattgaaacattggggtcaaatattgcaggccgagctgcagcaaCTTCGGGATCAGCAAAAGAGTTTGCTGGCTGAGCGGGAGGCTGAGCGGGaggctgagcgggccgagcgggaggctGAGCGGGAGGCTGAGCggcaggccgagctgcagcaaCTTCGGGATCAGCAAAAGAGTTTGCTGGCTGAGCGGGAGGCTGAGCGGGaggctgagcgggccgagcgggagtcCGAGCGTCAAAGGGTACAAGCTTTGGAGGCCCGGCAAGATGGTTTGCTCAagttcgtgcaacaacttgggcAGCAACATGGTTGGGAGATCCCAGTAGAGctgcttgcaccaccaccaccatatcgtcgagagtctactccggtgagtatgagtaCGCATGTTTTACTTTTtttgctcatgcttagtgtcaaacctagtgatggcattcgtgccggatttgttgatgtgttggccttcgtgccggaaatgtggttgtcggccttcgtgccgacgtttttcttgcaggttttggaaacctccccgtgcaggggaggtgctgccgaaattttcaacttttctttacactccttacatttttatcttgtcactcacgtgcaatctcctctcttttttgcagcatcaatcgggggcggcgtcgaaccatgtcgaagggtcgccggcatcgaacgtcgggccatccccacctggaccgtcgccgggatcgcacgctGGGGCGTCCCACCCCTCACAGTCGTCGTGAGCCGCCTTCGGAGACGTGAAGGAAGGCAGATCATATTGCACAGCTAAGGAAGGAGATAATCAGAACACTTTTCCCCTGGTGCTAATTAAATTCCATCCTCAAATATTGTAGTATTCCATAGTAGTTCCTGTAGTGATCACTGAATCAAGTAATATGATTTCTTTCACTAAATTTAGACTGAATCAAGTAATATATAGCGCCCTGTCGGCGTCGGTGTCGCCCTGCCGCTCCCGCCTAGCAGACTGATGGCTCATGAGCGTCACCATTCGCTCCTGCAGGTGACTAGTACGTTGTACTGTATAGTAGCTTGCTGGCTGGGGCTATGTGCAGGTGACAAGTACCTATTTCGATCTAGCTCGAACCTTGAGAACACACAAGTACGCAACTGCTGCGCCCCTGCATGCGTCGCGGTTCACACTGATTTTTCCAATCGTGCGAGGATTTTGTAGACGACGACTTTGACACTGCATCACTTTGACGCTGCATCACTGCATTACTACAGGAACCATGGCCGGCTCTCTGGCATTTCCCGCGTCGCGCTAAGCATCTACTCCTAGCTAACCATATCCTTAGCTAGTAGTCTAGGACTTGGCCCACCGCATGCACAAGAGGCTAACCATATCTTTCGTTGAATTCTCATGGCTTCAAATTTGGGATAATATGAGTGCTCTTCTAAATTCTGATCCCATGAATTCTCATGGTTTCAACATGGTGTGTTATATGTCTGGTTCTTACAGTTTGCTAAATGTTTCAGGTGCAAGGTGCACGACATTGGCTTTACCAGAAGTGTGGTGGTGTGCTGGACTTCTAGATTCTGTTGCTTACCATGATTTCTTTCATGTGATACATAAAACACATGGTAGCTATCTTACTGGTGAATCATGTTTTAGGACCCCATTGAGATCatgtttgtaatatattgtggatttcggataaatttggtcgtttgtgatatataaatgtggtttgtgacatattggtgttgatttgtggtttgtgatatatatatatatatatatatatatatatatatatatatatatatatgctctgttgtttacatggaaaagcaaaaaacaaaaaaaaaagaattttagaggtggcttccccgagtgcctgtgctgtggcactcgggaaagagggatttttaaaaaaaaaaaacaaatttctttgccgagtgcctgagctgcggcactcggcaaagagtatttaaaaaaaaaaatcttccccgagtgcctgtgctgtggcactcgggaaagagggattaaaaaaaaaacaaatttctttgccgagtgcctgagctgcggcactcggcaaagagtatttaaaaaaaaatctttcccgagtgttgcactcggggaagaaaaatcaaaaaaaaaaaaacaaacggcgtcggccgtcggccaacggcgtcaagtcttccccgagtgtcagcacggcactcggcgaagccttccccgagtgcacgatTTTCGACACTCGGGGAAGGCGCCTTCACCGTGAAAGAATTAGCCGGaggctcttccccgagtgttgcactcggggaaggcttccccgagtgcaactgggccttccccgagtgcaactggcactcggggaagccagcagTTCCTGTAGTGAATGATACACAAAATCTCATTACGGTTGTCTAATTAGAGCAGTGGTCAGTAGATAAGATACTCTGCTGCGTCATGTGCTTCATGCAGTCATACTGAAACGTTTGGAAACTAGCGATTGAAAGTACTGTAAGACTGTAATAAAACACCGAAGGCCAGTTGTTCAGACTTCAGACAAGCAGAATAACCGGACAGTATGCGCATATTCCTTTCAATTGAATCATGAATCAGATTTGCCTATCAAACATACAATCACTCCAGTCCCTACGATTAATACGCTAGTAGAACTTCATACTCATCAGAGGGGACTCTGATTACCAATGAACCTAAATCTTTGTACCACTGGTGGCAATACCACCCTACAACTCGATAACAATCTTGTGAACCCTCTCCTTGGGCATCTTCTCCAGCCGAAGAACCACCAGCCCTGAGGAAGAATCATAGGAGAACTCCAGCTGAGCTGAACCCAGCATGCACTTCCTTGGCCTGACTGAAGAGTAGGCACCGAACCTTCCACAGCCCTTCACCTCCATGCACACCAATCCGACAGCCTCGGAGCCCGAAGCGGAACCATTACTGCCGTCGAGCAGCTTTGCGCCGCCGAGGAGGTGGTAGGTCAGGCCTTCCACCGCCCCGCCACTATTGAACATGTCGACCAGCCCGATCGGGGCGAACCTGAAACCAGGTGCCAAGTCCTGCAGGAACATAAGTACATACAATTTCGTCAGTCACTTGTCCACCAACTTCACTAATTCACATCGCTTGCCAAACGGGCACTGACTGACCTTGATCGGTGACACGGTGAGGATGTCATGTTCCAGGACCTTGAGAGAGACGGGCAACGCCGCACCGCACGGGAGGACGACGAGGTCGCCATCGGCATGTTGGTACACGGCGCAGTCGCCGTTCCATTCGGGGTCCGTCGCAGCCTCGGAGATGAGGTGGACGTCGCTGCCCTTGACGCCGCAGGTCAGGGCCTCGGTGCCGGTATGGTGGAAGGTGTTCTTCTTCTCCACGGAGCTCCACGCCGCGCCCTGGCAGTTGTACACGCCGAGCACGCCGGTGAACTTGTTCATGTTCCATATCTTGAGCAGGCTGCAGGAAGGAAGGATTGCCATGCCATGGCATTGTCACTTGTCAGAACACACAGTTGCTCAAAAGTGAACAGACAAAAAATTCAGCAAAAGGGGTTCGGGGGCTCACCTGACGCCGTCGCGTGCCGGGTCGGTGAACAGGCAATCCTTGGTCGGCCGGCCTGGCAGACGCGCGCGGAGAATGGAGCCGTCGGGCAAGACGATCTTCTTGAGCAGCTCGAAGTTGTGCTTCCCGGGTGCATCACTGCAAACATCACCAAGAACACACAATTCAGCAATCGCTTTCAACCAGACATAGGCATAACAATGCTGAGGATTCTGAACCGACAACCAATGCTGGAATGAATTGACCAACCTGACGTAGACGGGGCCTCCGCTGATCGCGCGGGCCGAGCCATGGTAGTCGCCGGCCTGGTGGAGCGAGTGGAACATGTCCCAGTCCGGGAGCATGAACTCGCCGAGGAACACGCTGTTGTACGCCACCGAGGCGATATGGATCGTGTGCGACACGGGGTCCCTCGGGTAGAAATCATCTGACGCCCTCACCACCGCCGTCTGCTTGGAGCTGCCGGTTGGtcgcatcagcatcagcatcagatCGGTCAATGGTTCCATGAAAAGTCCCCAGATTTTCATGGTCAGAATTGTGAGAGCGAAGAGATCGGATCGCGTACCAGTAGAGGGCGTCGGTGTTGTGGCTCATGCAGGCGATGATGCCGTTCTCCGGAAAGTTCTTGGCGATGGAGGCGTCGAGCGCCTGGTGGTACTGCCTGGTGAGCTGCACGCGGCCGCCGTGGCCAGCGCCGAGCGTCTCCAGGATGCACTGCACGTCCACCTTGACGCCGTCGactccggcggcggcgaggtACGCGTGGAGCTCGTCGTAGAAGCGGTACACGGCGCGCGGGTGCACGAGGCCGAGCCCCTGCACGGTGAGCACGTCGGTCTTCATGCCGGGCTCGTTCTCCATGACGCCCGGCGAGACCTTGGGGAACTGCATGCTGGAGCGGTAGTGCTCCGTCCCGGGCTCGCCGGGACGGACGCCGCCCCAGTAGCCGGTGATCGCGTGCCAGACGTAGACGTACTTGAGTCCGTACTCCTCCTTCGCCGCGCGCACCACCGTCTTGATGCCGGCGGCCGGGTCGTCCACTTTCTGGAACTTGCTGTTCTCCTTGATGCCGGTGAGACGAGACAGGAGGGGCGGCTTGTCCTCTCCGGCAGGTTCGTCGGTGTCGGTGGCGGACTTGTCAGTGGTGACGGACTGCCAGCCGTCGTCGATGATGACGAACTTGGGCGGCGCGCCGCCGGCGATGAGGCTGCGGAGCCCGGCCTCAACGCCCTCCTGGGTGACGTCCTGGTAGAAGGCGTCCCAGGTGCACCAGCCGAAGTAGTCGACGATGCCCGGGAGCTTCTTCTCGGCGCGGACCCGGAACGTCCTGAGCGCGGActtggcggcggcgacggcgccagAGATGGCCGCAAAGGGGTCGGACTCCGCGGCGCCCACGAAGAGAGCGCGCTCGAAGGACGCGGCGCGCGTGTCGGCGTCCCCGCTCTCGATGCAGAGCTCCAGCGCGTCGCCGGCGCCGCCCTGGAGGCTGGCACGGAACGCGCCCTCCACGAGGGGCAGGAACACGACGTACGCCGCCGCGGCCTCATCGCCGGCGGCGCCCTTGGACTCGACGAGCAGGAACTGGGTCTCGTGCGGGACGTCGCCGCCTTTCTCCCCCATCCGCTGTGCCATCCACCAGAGCTTGAACCGGAAGCACGCCATGAACCGCACGCCCCTGCCAAA includes these proteins:
- the LOC136527382 gene encoding probable galactinol--sucrose galactosyltransferase 6, whose amino-acid sequence is MSAMALRLSSSCSRAVASSSSSKSIPSSLPRRIYTLPSRPLLLASSLRASPPCPLPPPPTTPARCSFTTLAAAKGSAATSSRVSPTQQQSRSTREEGEMTVVSSVKLAGGTLSVCGRTVLSGVPDAVVASSAAAGGAVDGVFIGADFAEPAARHVVSLGDLRGVRFMACFRFKLWWMAQRMGEKGGDVPHETQFLLVESKGAAGDEAAAAYVVFLPLVEGAFRASLQGGAGDALELCIESGDADTRAASFERALFVGAAESDPFAAISGAVAAAKSALRTFRVRAEKKLPGIVDYFGWCTWDAFYQDVTQEGVEAGLRSLIAGGAPPKFVIIDDGWQSVTTDKSATDTDEPAGEDKPPLLSRLTGIKENSKFQKVDDPAAGIKTVVRAAKEEYGLKYVYVWHAITGYWGGVRPGEPGTEHYRSSMQFPKVSPGVMENEPGMKTDVLTVQGLGLVHPRAVYRFYDELHAYLAAAGVDGVKVDVQCILETLGAGHGGRVQLTRQYHQALDASIAKNFPENGIIACMSHNTDALYCSKQTAVVRASDDFYPRDPVSHTIHIASVAYNSVFLGEFMLPDWDMFHSLHQAGDYHGSARAISGGPVYVSDAPGKHNFELLKKIVLPDGSILRARLPGRPTKDCLFTDPARDGVSLLKIWNMNKFTGVLGVYNCQGAAWSSVEKKNTFHHTGTEALTCGVKGSDVHLISEAATDPEWNGDCAVYQHADGDLVVLPCGAALPVSLKVLEHDILTVSPIKDLAPGFRFAPIGLVDMFNSGGAVEGLTYHLLGGAKLLDGSNGSASGSEAVGLVCMEVKGCGRFGAYSSVRPRKCMLGSAQLEFSYDSSSGLVVLRLEKMPKERVHKIVIEL